The Parashewanella tropica genome window below encodes:
- a CDS encoding DUF2165 family protein — MGITSVHRFSKALTSGFVGVFCLIVGYNNVVDFNTNYQFIVHVLSMDSMEPWFSGTQLFDRAISDHGLIIAAYWFIILSEILAGLVISLGVFFMFKGAKENKVTFIKGQGVFLLGATLAIFIWYFCFAVIGSEWFQMWASTENAQMKAYTFSAFILMVMIYVIIPSPKEWHDV; from the coding sequence ATGGGTATTACATCGGTTCATCGATTTTCAAAAGCTTTAACCTCTGGATTTGTCGGAGTGTTTTGTTTAATCGTTGGTTATAACAATGTTGTTGATTTCAATACCAATTATCAATTTATTGTTCATGTTTTATCGATGGATTCTATGGAACCTTGGTTTTCTGGAACGCAATTGTTCGATAGAGCCATTAGTGATCACGGTTTAATAATAGCCGCTTATTGGTTCATTATTTTATCTGAAATCCTTGCAGGTTTAGTTATCTCTTTAGGCGTATTTTTTATGTTCAAAGGAGCTAAAGAAAATAAAGTTACTTTTATAAAAGGGCAGGGAGTATTCCTTCTAGGTGCTACTTTAGCAATCTTTATTTGGTATTTTTGTTTTGCTGTCATTGGTAGTGAATGGTTTCAGATGTGGGCGAGTACTGAAAATGCACAAATGAAAGCTTATACATTTTCTGCTTTTATTTTAATGGTGATGATTTACGTGATAATTCCTTCCCCTAAGGAATGGCATGATGTTTAG
- the queF gene encoding NADPH-dependent 7-cyano-7-deazaguanine reductase QueF (Catalyzes the NADPH-dependent reduction of 7-cyano-7-deazaguanine (preQ0) to 7-aminomethyl-7-deazaguanine (preQ1) in queuosine biosynthesis): MTQNHDPYSEAKELKGLTLGKSAQYEAIYNPEVLQAVPRKLNRDAIELSNELPFHGVDVWTGYELSWLNAKGKPMVAIAEFYVDYQSENLIESKSFKLYLNTFNLTRFDSVDDVANALTQDLSECAQGKVEVKIIEPKQFGHQRITELPGTCIDDLDIEVDDYQFNPEYLIDSTDENQLVAETLNSNLLKSNCLITTQPDWGSLMIRYQGPKINREKLLRYLISFREHNEFHEQCVERIFMDLKRYCNCTKLTVFARYTRRGGLDINPYRSDFENLNDNVRLARQ, from the coding sequence ATGACACAAAATCACGATCCCTACAGCGAAGCAAAAGAATTAAAAGGGTTAACGTTAGGCAAATCAGCCCAATATGAAGCTATATATAACCCTGAAGTTCTTCAAGCCGTACCGCGTAAACTAAATAGGGATGCTATCGAACTATCTAACGAATTACCTTTCCATGGTGTGGATGTTTGGACTGGCTACGAGCTTTCTTGGCTCAATGCCAAAGGTAAGCCTATGGTTGCGATTGCGGAATTTTATGTTGACTATCAATCTGAAAACTTAATCGAATCTAAATCATTTAAGTTGTATTTAAACACATTTAATTTAACTCGTTTCGATTCTGTTGATGATGTTGCAAATGCACTAACTCAAGATTTATCAGAGTGTGCGCAAGGTAAAGTAGAAGTAAAGATTATTGAGCCGAAACAATTTGGGCATCAACGCATCACCGAGCTTCCTGGTACTTGTATTGACGATTTAGATATTGAAGTAGACGACTATCAATTTAATCCTGAATATCTGATTGATAGTACTGATGAAAATCAATTAGTTGCAGAAACCTTAAATTCTAACCTTTTAAAATCAAATTGCTTAATCACTACTCAGCCTGACTGGGGCAGTTTGATGATCCGTTATCAAGGTCCGAAGATTAATCGTGAAAAGCTACTGCGTTACTTGATTTCTTTTAGAGAGCACAACGAATTTCACGAACAATGTGTCGAACGTATTTTTATGGATTTAAAACGTTATTGTAATTGTACCAAACTTACTGTATTTGCACGCTATACTCGTCGTGGTGGACTGGATATCAATCCTTACCGCAGCGATTTTGAAAACTTAAATGATAATGTACGTTTAGCTCGTCAGTAG
- the syd gene encoding SecY-interacting protein: MSCLTALEEFYNQYLTCYQQKLSESPRFYPMGEKSDCIIGDYNGELETVVQWKPFKREQGADFSNVESALSISLHRDINKFYGGWFSGHLFFDSKWGHGELIQPWNQSDFELLQQNTIGHLMMKQKLKQPLTWFIGVIEEGDQMITVNNDDGSVWLEVPGEVPTQKLADSISELLENISPRVTPPEKPQSEEEYVEHPGIFSSFKRMWNNLRGKA; the protein is encoded by the coding sequence GTGTCTTGCCTCACTGCTTTAGAAGAATTTTATAATCAATATCTCACTTGTTATCAGCAAAAGTTATCAGAGTCACCGCGCTTTTATCCAATGGGGGAAAAATCCGATTGTATTATCGGCGATTATAATGGTGAACTGGAAACAGTAGTTCAGTGGAAGCCATTTAAACGTGAGCAAGGTGCTGACTTCTCGAATGTCGAATCTGCATTATCGATATCATTACATCGTGATATTAATAAGTTCTATGGCGGTTGGTTTTCTGGTCATTTATTTTTTGATTCAAAGTGGGGACATGGAGAGTTAATACAGCCTTGGAATCAAAGTGATTTTGAGCTTCTACAGCAAAATACCATTGGTCATTTAATGATGAAGCAAAAGCTCAAGCAGCCACTAACTTGGTTTATTGGGGTAATTGAAGAAGGCGACCAAATGATCACTGTGAATAACGATGATGGTAGTGTTTGGCTAGAGGTTCCTGGTGAAGTGCCTACACAAAAGCTGGCTGATTCAATTAGTGAGTTACTGGAAAATATTAGTCCCAGAGTGACGCCACCTGAAAAGCCACAAAGTGAAGAGGAATATGTTGAGCATCCAGGCATATTTTCCAGCTTCAAGCGTATGTGGAATAATCTGAGAGGAAAAGCATAA
- a CDS encoding Zn-ribbon-containing protein, translating into MYVIELRFECFDNTTISIAEKAINNYLEALRANGQVLGREFAVAFNEGEFRCRLLVPEKSSLSQRHNSPWVKDALEGLTEAKILAPREKFIGQDINSETSTTEIPSWQLLYTSYVHMCSPLRSGDTLQPIPLYQIPSTFNGDHKQVIRWQTEWQACDEIQMAAATKAEFASAYEIGDVDSDLCRRGWGIRGRIEYLTKIPTYYYLYRVGGTSLKEEKNRPCPRCGSHDWKLDEPLLDMFHFRCEKCRIVSNISWDFL; encoded by the coding sequence ATGTACGTTATTGAATTAAGATTTGAGTGTTTTGACAACACCACCATAAGTATTGCCGAAAAGGCAATTAACAACTACCTAGAAGCCCTTCGAGCCAATGGACAAGTACTGGGCAGGGAATTTGCTGTAGCCTTCAACGAAGGTGAATTTAGGTGTCGTTTATTGGTGCCTGAAAAATCCAGCCTTAGCCAAAGACACAATAGCCCATGGGTAAAAGATGCCTTAGAAGGACTTACTGAAGCCAAGATTCTCGCACCTAGAGAAAAATTTATCGGTCAAGATATTAATTCTGAAACCTCAACCACAGAAATACCAAGCTGGCAGCTTCTGTATACCAGCTATGTTCATATGTGTTCACCATTAAGAAGCGGTGATACATTGCAACCGATTCCTCTATATCAAATTCCATCCACCTTTAATGGCGATCACAAACAAGTGATCCGCTGGCAAACTGAATGGCAGGCTTGCGATGAAATCCAAATGGCAGCGGCAACTAAAGCCGAATTTGCTTCAGCCTATGAAATCGGTGATGTTGACAGTGATTTATGTCGTAGAGGTTGGGGAATAAGAGGACGAATTGAATACTTAACTAAAATACCCACTTACTACTATTTGTATCGAGTTGGCGGCACTAGTTTGAAAGAAGAGAAGAATCGCCCTTGCCCACGATGTGGTAGCCATGACTGGAAACTTGATGAACCATTACTTGATATGTTTCATTTCCGTTGTGAAAAATGTCGAATCGTTTCGAATATTTCTTGGGATTTTTTATAA
- a CDS encoding DUF3192 domain-containing protein — protein MKIKMLVAAVLSVSMLSGCVVSIGGDGEHSSYISSWQKRQKENRMHIAQLKMGMNYQQVIDLMGSPDINEAYLEKENGTKHEIQVLFYRTQHVSSDSITTKDECTPIVIKNGQVVGWGDKAYQLAKF, from the coding sequence ATGAAAATAAAAATGTTAGTTGCAGCTGTTTTAAGCGTATCTATGTTGTCTGGTTGTGTTGTAAGCATTGGGGGAGATGGTGAGCACAGCAGTTACATATCGAGTTGGCAAAAAAGACAAAAAGAAAACCGAATGCATATTGCTCAGTTAAAAATGGGTATGAACTATCAGCAAGTGATTGACTTAATGGGAAGCCCAGATATAAACGAGGCGTACCTCGAAAAAGAAAATGGCACAAAGCATGAGATTCAGGTTTTATTCTACCGTACTCAACATGTGAGTTCAGATTCGATTACTACTAAAGATGAATGTACACCGATTGTGATCAAAAATGGCCAAGTAGTGGGCTGGGGTGACAAGGCGTATCAACTTGCGAAATTCTAG
- a CDS encoding GNAT family N-acetyltransferase: protein MDTQVIEKCRAVYLTAEDLRIAASILYNAYYDDPFFLEALGTGNEVTYQERLRAAIREELHTLWKQEQALIGFFEGKRMIGVACVMTQNVPLGEDRVWDWKLKMLLGAGWGSTQAIMNKESHLIQHLPNKHCGILQFIAVAPNEQNKGFGRTLVQAVISWCDEQPDVDGVGVFVTQEAHYELFINNGFDQLASIKISNVEGDLLFHRPT from the coding sequence ATGGATACTCAAGTGATAGAAAAGTGCCGTGCTGTTTACCTAACAGCCGAAGATCTCCGCATTGCCGCCTCTATTTTATATAACGCCTATTATGATGATCCTTTTTTTCTTGAGGCCTTAGGTACAGGTAACGAAGTAACCTACCAAGAAAGACTTAGAGCAGCCATTCGTGAAGAATTGCATACCTTATGGAAGCAAGAGCAAGCTTTGATAGGTTTCTTTGAAGGAAAGCGTATGATTGGCGTCGCGTGTGTGATGACCCAAAATGTTCCATTAGGTGAGGATAGGGTTTGGGATTGGAAGCTCAAGATGCTTTTGGGCGCAGGATGGGGCTCAACTCAAGCAATCATGAATAAAGAGTCGCATTTAATACAACATCTTCCTAATAAACACTGCGGTATCTTACAGTTTATTGCTGTAGCTCCCAATGAGCAAAATAAAGGCTTTGGACGTACTTTAGTTCAAGCAGTCATTAGTTGGTGTGATGAGCAACCTGATGTCGATGGCGTAGGTGTATTTGTGACTCAAGAAGCGCATTATGAGCTTTTTATTAACAATGGCTTTGATCAATTGGCTTCAATTAAAATCAGCAATGTTGAAGGTGATTTACTGTTTCACAGACCAACCTGA
- a CDS encoding S41 family peptidase — translation MRYFLISLFLISLSVVADTTKSTPPKSKYSNGSGVEISQLSPLQHQKLELLGQVWGFLKYYHPKSASGELNWDHQLFEVLPDYLKASNQIQAEQVLSNWVTKLGKVDLCTSCQPTKSDSKLKPDHFWLNNIKSKKLVQQLEYIYKNRYQGKHHYVAYENSPAPTFTNEKAYKDMAYPDIGHRLLSLYRYWNIVHYFFPYKYLTDTNWQEVLSKHLPNFILAENELAYELAVTKLLEEADDSHVVLWGKNAIFSQNKYQAPYIARWVENQLIVSSLIPLLKKPNYHYQLEVGDVITEFNGVPINEVIRQKTSLIAASNFKGKMLRLGYQLFVDSKKLTSITVIRKSNSLSFQLNNLPPKNIDFNKVDVPKIAGSHSKLQGNVGYISIGQLAINDVDSAMSELFDTNGIIIDLRQYPKEPTLHALGKYFVNKPIEFVSATGAKLDNPGEIETKDKLKVNPGNSLYQKPLVVLINEQSQSQPEFIAMALQKGVNTTLVGSNSAGADGDMTFFYLPGGLKTSFSGVGIYYPNGEETQRIGIIPDVRVEPTIEGIKQGKDELLDAAIALIKEKNHSSL, via the coding sequence ATGCGGTACTTTCTTATCAGCCTTTTTTTAATCAGTTTGTCAGTGGTTGCTGATACAACCAAATCTACACCACCTAAGTCTAAATATTCTAATGGTTCAGGAGTTGAAATTTCACAACTATCCCCACTGCAACATCAAAAGCTAGAACTTCTCGGTCAAGTTTGGGGCTTTTTAAAGTATTACCACCCTAAATCTGCAAGCGGAGAATTAAATTGGGATCACCAATTATTTGAAGTGTTACCTGATTATTTAAAAGCTTCAAATCAAATCCAAGCAGAACAAGTTTTATCAAACTGGGTAACAAAATTAGGTAAAGTCGATTTATGTACTAGCTGTCAGCCAACTAAAAGTGACTCAAAACTTAAACCCGACCATTTCTGGTTAAACAATATCAAATCAAAAAAATTAGTTCAGCAACTTGAATACATCTACAAAAATCGCTACCAAGGCAAGCATCATTATGTGGCTTATGAAAACTCTCCAGCGCCAACGTTTACTAATGAAAAGGCATATAAAGATATGGCGTATCCAGATATTGGTCATCGACTATTAAGCCTTTATCGATACTGGAATATCGTGCATTACTTCTTCCCATATAAATATTTGACCGATACCAACTGGCAAGAAGTTCTGAGTAAGCACTTACCAAACTTTATTCTTGCAGAAAATGAATTGGCATATGAGTTAGCTGTAACTAAGTTACTTGAAGAAGCTGATGATAGTCATGTCGTACTTTGGGGAAAGAATGCAATCTTTTCTCAAAACAAATATCAAGCTCCCTACATAGCTAGATGGGTCGAAAACCAACTTATTGTTAGCAGTCTGATTCCTTTACTAAAAAAGCCTAATTATCACTATCAACTAGAAGTTGGTGATGTTATCACCGAGTTCAATGGAGTTCCTATAAACGAAGTGATAAGACAAAAAACAAGCTTGATTGCTGCTTCTAACTTTAAAGGAAAAATGCTTCGGCTGGGTTATCAGCTTTTCGTTGATTCAAAAAAATTAACCTCCATAACCGTTATCAGAAAAAGCAATAGCTTATCATTTCAGCTAAACAATCTTCCCCCGAAGAATATCGATTTCAATAAAGTTGACGTACCTAAAATTGCTGGTTCACATTCTAAGTTGCAAGGTAATGTTGGTTATATCAGCATTGGTCAACTGGCAATAAATGATGTCGATTCTGCTATGAGCGAGTTATTCGACACAAATGGGATCATTATCGATTTAAGACAATACCCTAAAGAGCCTACATTGCATGCATTAGGTAAGTACTTTGTTAATAAACCCATTGAATTTGTCTCAGCGACCGGAGCTAAATTAGACAATCCAGGCGAAATTGAAACTAAGGATAAACTCAAAGTTAATCCAGGCAATAGCTTATACCAAAAACCTTTAGTCGTTTTAATTAATGAACAAAGCCAGAGCCAACCTGAATTTATCGCCATGGCGTTACAAAAAGGTGTAAACACTACACTCGTTGGTAGTAACTCAGCTGGAGCTGATGGCGATATGACATTCTTTTATCTACCCGGAGGTTTAAAAACAAGCTTTTCAGGTGTCGGTATTTACTACCCTAACGGCGAAGAAACTCAACGTATCGGTATTATTCCAGATGTTAGAGTTGAACCAACGATTGAAGGCATCAAACAAGGGAAAGATGAATTATTGGATGCGGCGATCGCTTTGATTAAAGAAAAGAATCATTCCAGTCTATAA
- a CDS encoding DUF3301 domain-containing protein: MMTDLLLILAIFLIAAFFWQLRQMAENSRLFAEREAAKQNVQLIAVAMSSARPSLGGNTGFCWKANFILEFSTDGIDQHRANFTMLHNRVLSVDWPVFPEPEWEQAPTNRGKIGSCSLRR; this comes from the coding sequence ATAATGACTGATTTACTGCTGATTTTAGCCATTTTCTTAATTGCCGCTTTTTTTTGGCAACTGCGGCAAATGGCAGAGAACAGCCGTTTATTTGCAGAGCGTGAAGCCGCTAAACAAAACGTTCAATTAATCGCTGTAGCCATGTCATCAGCCCGTCCATCATTAGGTGGGAATACAGGATTTTGCTGGAAAGCAAACTTTATTCTCGAATTCAGCACCGATGGCATAGATCAGCATAGAGCCAATTTCACCATGCTACATAACCGAGTTTTATCTGTAGATTGGCCTGTTTTTCCGGAACCCGAATGGGAACAAGCCCCAACAAACCGCGGAAAAATTGGTAGTTGTAGTTTGAGAAGATAA
- a CDS encoding DUF3549 family protein: MTEITTLSQFLTTAKTQFQIYDLGRRVQHIDMMAFHQIESLKTPYPYPIQGHAQFAVVFWNEDKQPYIWFIKLALDERGLFVPAARSQFIQMILEALGRDPTQPLTEQQQQALANNPFSFKPSQEKLAVFNALVRKQLGLPASSQYESAIQYLSGQMLKENWQYIGLQGIADVCVRAKQLDHEQHILNGLQNSAIEVQGALCQSLEHMEISDDIAKPIYEAFVNSFEDLTLPQLRALAGNKAYSQKAVMHLIKQRKLSLDTILITIAARNWNVLTDDKIRLAYLEALALQSQAFFNQVFADLVAIPVLRNAMLGELRNPKRSPTLSKAVGGLFAATH; the protein is encoded by the coding sequence ATGACTGAAATCACTACTTTAAGCCAATTTTTAACTACCGCTAAAACTCAATTTCAAATCTATGACTTAGGTCGACGTGTCCAACATATCGACATGATGGCGTTTCATCAAATTGAGTCTCTTAAAACACCTTATCCATACCCAATTCAAGGTCATGCGCAATTTGCGGTAGTCTTTTGGAATGAAGATAAACAGCCTTATATTTGGTTTATCAAGCTAGCATTAGACGAGCGAGGACTATTTGTTCCTGCTGCACGTTCTCAATTTATTCAAATGATTTTAGAAGCACTTGGACGCGATCCAACTCAGCCGTTAACAGAGCAACAGCAACAAGCTTTGGCTAATAACCCATTCAGCTTTAAGCCAAGTCAAGAAAAGCTAGCCGTTTTCAATGCACTTGTAAGAAAACAGCTAGGTTTACCCGCTTCATCTCAATATGAATCAGCAATTCAATATTTATCTGGACAAATGCTGAAAGAAAACTGGCAATACATAGGTCTACAAGGAATAGCCGATGTGTGTGTTAGAGCGAAACAACTGGATCATGAGCAACATATCCTAAATGGATTACAAAACAGTGCCATTGAAGTACAAGGGGCTCTTTGCCAAAGCCTGGAACATATGGAAATATCAGATGATATTGCAAAGCCAATTTATGAAGCCTTTGTAAATTCATTTGAAGATTTAACACTGCCCCAATTAAGGGCTTTAGCAGGTAATAAAGCTTACTCACAAAAAGCGGTTATGCACTTGATAAAACAAAGAAAGCTTAGCCTTGATACCATTCTTATTACTATCGCAGCTCGTAATTGGAATGTGTTAACAGACGATAAAATCCGTTTAGCCTACTTAGAAGCGTTGGCATTACAATCACAAGCCTTTTTCAATCAGGTTTTTGCCGATTTAGTTGCCATTCCTGTATTACGAAATGCTATGCTGGGCGAATTAAGAAACCCCAAACGTAGCCCAACCCTGTCAAAAGCTGTTGGTGGTTTATTTGCTGCAACACATTAA
- a CDS encoding carboxypeptidase-like regulatory domain-containing protein — MKSILVPIFLAIYCPLVAAQNAQVDTFAEPMMSYNPLKDISVYDINQHTNLNPSFDGRMYHFNYPVGQQLDLLFTHKGYKTTQSGTFTVPSKGFTGEHNNISWQAIPSFLWFLVKNIVELDTSTQMNNSDCQVIATVTAYDRTLDDDPQGEPNATVNLQNVKTGETGVGFDKTYYFGILGGKTLPIPGLKETTADGGVIFMNVQPGQYKIIAEKAGVQFSQPEFNCDPTIWKAEGKNELDVINLSPPQGPIVLK; from the coding sequence TTGAAATCTATCTTAGTTCCCATATTTCTAGCAATTTACTGCCCATTAGTTGCTGCGCAAAACGCTCAAGTGGACACTTTTGCCGAACCCATGATGAGTTACAATCCACTTAAAGATATTAGTGTTTATGATATCAATCAGCATACCAACCTAAACCCTAGCTTTGATGGCCGCATGTATCATTTTAACTATCCAGTGGGACAGCAACTAGATTTACTTTTTACACATAAAGGCTATAAAACCACTCAATCAGGAACCTTTACTGTTCCCTCTAAGGGATTTACAGGCGAACATAACAATATTTCATGGCAAGCCATCCCTTCTTTCCTCTGGTTTTTAGTCAAAAACATCGTTGAATTAGATACCTCAACCCAAATGAACAATAGTGATTGCCAAGTCATTGCAACAGTAACCGCATACGATCGTACACTTGATGATGATCCGCAAGGAGAACCTAACGCTACAGTAAATCTGCAAAATGTGAAAACCGGAGAAACTGGAGTTGGCTTCGATAAGACTTATTACTTCGGTATCCTTGGTGGAAAAACACTGCCTATTCCTGGGCTTAAGGAAACCACGGCAGACGGAGGCGTCATTTTTATGAATGTTCAACCCGGACAGTATAAAATTATCGCAGAAAAAGCAGGTGTTCAATTCAGTCAACCTGAATTTAATTGCGACCCAACAATATGGAAAGCAGAAGGTAAAAATGAACTTGACGTCATTAACCTCAGTCCCCCTCAAGGACCTATTGTTCTGAAGTGA
- the trpA gene encoding tryptophan synthase subunit alpha: MSQTRYQKVFEDLKAKQQGAFVPFVTIGDPNLEQSYKIIQTLIESGADALELGLPFSDPLADGPVIQAANIRALNSDVTPTACFELLAKVRKNYPDTPVGLLTYANLVYSNGIENFYTNCQQAGVDSVLIADVPVEESAEFREIAKAHDIAPIFIAPPNANDDLLKQVSEIGDGYTYLLSRAGVTGTETKAGMPVEHILASLKQYNAPPAILGFGISTPEQVAQAIRSGAAGAISGSAVVKIIEANLADNESMLKELSQFISSMKAATINLD; this comes from the coding sequence ATGAGCCAAACTCGATACCAAAAAGTCTTTGAGGATTTAAAAGCGAAACAACAAGGTGCCTTCGTTCCTTTTGTCACCATAGGCGATCCGAATTTAGAACAGTCATATAAGATCATTCAAACTCTAATTGAATCTGGTGCTGATGCGCTTGAGCTTGGGCTACCCTTTTCTGATCCACTCGCTGATGGGCCAGTCATTCAAGCCGCGAACATTCGCGCTTTAAACTCTGATGTCACCCCCACAGCTTGTTTTGAGCTGCTTGCAAAAGTAAGGAAAAATTACCCAGACACTCCTGTCGGCTTATTAACCTATGCAAATTTGGTCTATAGCAATGGTATTGAGAACTTTTATACCAACTGCCAACAAGCTGGAGTTGATTCAGTGTTAATCGCCGATGTACCCGTTGAAGAATCTGCAGAGTTTAGAGAGATTGCCAAAGCTCATGATATTGCACCAATTTTTATAGCACCGCCAAATGCTAATGATGATTTACTCAAACAAGTCAGTGAAATAGGTGACGGTTATACTTATTTATTATCTCGTGCTGGTGTAACAGGCACCGAAACTAAAGCTGGAATGCCAGTTGAACATATTCTAGCGAGCTTAAAACAGTATAATGCTCCACCAGCTATTTTAGGTTTTGGTATTTCAACACCAGAGCAAGTAGCCCAAGCAATTCGCTCTGGTGCAGCGGGGGCAATTTCAGGATCGGCTGTGGTCAAAATCATTGAGGCTAATTTAGCCGATAACGAAAGTATGCTAAAAGAGCTGAGTCAGTTCATCAGCTCAATGAAAGCGGCAACTATTAATCTTGATTAA
- the trpB gene encoding tryptophan synthase subunit beta: protein MTTFKLNPYFSEFGGAFVPQTLMPALQKLEQAFIDAQSDPEFQQEFLSLLKDYAGRPTALTLTRNFSPNPKVKIYLKREDLLHGGAHKTNQVLGQALLAKRMGKKEIIAETGAGQHGVATALACALLGLKCKVYMGAKDVERQSPNVFRMKLMGAEVIPVTAGAATLKDACNEAMRDWTGNYDKAHYLLGTAAGPHPYPTIVREFQKMIGEEAKQQILEKEGKLPDAVIACVGGGSNAIGLFADFIEEQSVALIGVEPAGKGIDTPMHGAPLVHGRTGIFFGMKSPLMQNEHGQVEESYSVSAGLDFPSVGPQHAELHASGRGTYVSATDDEALKAFQLLAKSEGIIPALESSHALAYAYKMAQQATEDTLLVVNLSGRGDKDIFSVSKLLENQTSILEE, encoded by the coding sequence ATGACGACATTTAAATTAAATCCTTATTTCAGTGAGTTTGGTGGTGCATTCGTTCCCCAAACCCTAATGCCTGCCCTGCAGAAATTAGAGCAAGCGTTTATTGATGCCCAGTCTGACCCAGAGTTTCAACAAGAGTTTCTTTCATTACTCAAGGATTACGCTGGACGACCAACAGCACTAACCTTAACCCGTAACTTTAGCCCCAACCCTAAAGTCAAAATTTATCTAAAACGAGAAGACTTACTTCATGGTGGCGCTCACAAAACTAATCAGGTATTAGGTCAAGCATTACTGGCTAAGCGCATGGGTAAAAAAGAAATCATTGCCGAAACAGGAGCTGGGCAACATGGCGTTGCAACAGCTTTGGCTTGCGCTTTATTAGGCTTAAAATGCAAAGTATATATGGGTGCCAAAGATGTTGAGCGTCAATCGCCTAACGTATTTCGTATGAAATTAATGGGAGCTGAAGTTATCCCTGTAACCGCTGGTGCTGCAACCTTAAAAGATGCCTGTAACGAAGCCATGCGCGACTGGACGGGTAACTATGATAAGGCTCACTATTTACTTGGTACAGCGGCTGGCCCTCATCCTTATCCAACTATCGTTCGTGAATTTCAAAAGATGATTGGAGAGGAAGCCAAACAACAAATATTAGAAAAAGAAGGCAAATTACCTGATGCTGTCATTGCATGTGTTGGTGGTGGTTCTAATGCTATTGGGCTCTTTGCTGATTTTATCGAAGAACAAAGCGTAGCATTAATTGGCGTTGAACCAGCTGGCAAAGGCATTGATACGCCAATGCATGGTGCGCCTTTGGTTCATGGAAGAACGGGAATATTCTTTGGTATGAAATCTCCGCTAATGCAAAATGAACATGGTCAAGTTGAAGAATCTTATTCGGTTTCCGCAGGGCTAGACTTTCCATCAGTGGGGCCTCAACATGCTGAGCTACATGCATCTGGTCGTGGCACTTATGTGTCGGCTACCGATGACGAAGCTTTAAAAGCATTCCAATTATTAGCAAAATCAGAAGGTATTATTCCCGCGCTAGAATCATCACATGCTTTAGCTTATGCCTATAAAATGGCACAGCAAGCGACAGAGGATACCTTACTGGTTGTGAACTTATCAGGCCGAGGAGATAAAGATATCTTTTCTGTATCAAAACTTCTTGAAAATCAAACATCAATCCTTGAGGAATAA